One window from the genome of Anaerococcus sp. Marseille-Q7828 encodes:
- the rbr gene encoding rubrerythrin has protein sequence MTELKGTKTAQNLITSFVGECQANMRYTYAAKTAKKEGYVQISRIFEETAMNEREHAARFYKFLKEEYKLENIELNEEYTSWPVIWHDTATNLQGAIDGENDEAENMYPSFADVAEEEGFPEIARAYRHIAKAEEAHRNRYQKLKDNIDEGKVFKKDEKVVWMCGNCGYLIEAYEAPKICPACAHGQEYFEVARFNY, from the coding sequence ATGACAGAATTAAAAGGAACAAAAACAGCTCAAAACCTTATCACTTCTTTTGTTGGTGAATGCCAAGCTAACATGAGATATACATATGCAGCAAAAACTGCTAAAAAAGAAGGCTATGTTCAAATTTCTCGTATTTTTGAAGAAACAGCAATGAATGAAAGAGAACATGCTGCAAGATTCTACAAATTCCTAAAAGAAGAATACAAACTTGAAAATATCGAACTTAACGAAGAATATACAAGCTGGCCAGTAATTTGGCATGATACAGCAACAAACCTACAAGGTGCTATCGATGGAGAAAATGACGAAGCAGAAAATATGTATCCATCATTTGCAGACGTTGCTGAAGAAGAAGGCTTCCCAGAAATAGCTAGAGCATATAGACACATTGCAAAAGCTGAAGAAGCTCACAGAAATAGATATCAAAAATTAAAAGACAATATAGACGAAGGTAAAGTATTCAAAAAAGACGAAAAAGTTGTTTGGATGTGCGGTAACTGTGGTTATCTAATAGAAGCATACGAAGCTCCAAAGATTTGTCCAGCATGCGCTCACGGTCAAGAATACTTTGAAGTAGCTAGATTTAACTATTAA
- the nagB gene encoding glucosamine-6-phosphate deaminase, with protein sequence MKVIVSKDYDEMSKKAADLIVNMLIDKPQAKFGFATGSTPIGLYENLAKAEKEGEISFKYSKSVNLDEYIGIDKENDQSYQYFMNENLFNKVSFKEGTTHLPYAPEADEKYAKEYDKLLDEFGQRDVQILGLGPNGHLAFNEPAEKLNQRTSIIKLTEETIKANSRFFESEEDVPKYAISMGMADVFNAKMLVVLASGKNKHEVVKRIIEEGTIYPEFPASFLHLHPNVYLFVDEDAYQG encoded by the coding sequence ATGAAAGTAATAGTATCAAAAGATTATGACGAAATGAGCAAAAAAGCTGCTGATCTTATCGTCAATATGTTGATTGACAAACCTCAAGCAAAATTTGGTTTTGCGACTGGATCTACACCAATCGGTCTATATGAAAACCTAGCTAAGGCTGAAAAAGAGGGTGAGATTTCCTTCAAATATTCAAAAAGTGTAAACCTAGACGAATATATTGGCATTGACAAGGAAAATGACCAATCTTACCAATATTTTATGAACGAAAACTTATTTAACAAAGTAAGTTTCAAGGAAGGAACAACTCACTTGCCATATGCACCAGAAGCAGACGAAAAATATGCCAAGGAATATGACAAACTCCTAGACGAATTCGGCCAAAGAGATGTACAAATCCTAGGACTTGGCCCAAACGGTCACCTAGCATTTAACGAACCAGCAGAAAAACTAAACCAAAGAACATCTATCATCAAGCTAACTGAAGAAACAATCAAAGCAAATTCAAGATTCTTTGAAAGTGAAGAAGATGTTCCAAAATATGCTATATCAATGGGTATGGCCGACGTATTTAATGCAAAAATGCTAGTTGTTCTTGCAAGCGGCAAGAATAAACACGAAGTTGTTAAAAGAATCATAGAAGAAGGTACCATTTATCCAGAATTCCCAGCAAGCTTCCTACACCTACACCCAAATGTATATTTGTTTGTTGATGAAGATGCTTACCAAGGCTAA
- a CDS encoding helix-turn-helix transcriptional regulator → MKLVNNLSKLRKEKGINQTDLGRMVGVSRQTISLIERGDYNPSVMVALSLAKVFDVSVEDIFTLEEDDE, encoded by the coding sequence TTGAAATTAGTTAATAATCTTTCCAAATTGAGAAAGGAAAAAGGAATTAATCAAACAGATTTAGGAAGGATGGTTGGAGTATCAAGGCAAACCATAAGCCTTATAGAAAGAGGGGATTACAATCCTTCCGTTATGGTTGCTCTGAGTCTTGCTAAAGTTTTTGACGTGAGTGTTGAGGATATTTTTACTTTGGAGGAAGATGATGAATAA
- a CDS encoding DUF3169 family protein, with amino-acid sequence MNKKKFVLLLIAGLLVGAFSGMLFENIGLTELGESIKIFLIKNVFIIVISVMIISILISYGFYRKSKIVIEKGLESEDPIPTKYTNISLMVRDISIFIIFGLGSMWGMAMGVYSPESWINLREMVILIGFLIVYIILISVIFQKNYELIQKIEPNRKTDTLDFKFNKKFIEESDEMKKSEYYEKGYKGYQAIILTNFIMLVILAGLSYYTDVGILAPLLIAISSIIGIIASK; translated from the coding sequence ATGAATAAGAAAAAATTTGTTTTATTGTTAATAGCTGGACTTTTAGTGGGTGCATTTTCTGGAATGTTATTTGAAAATATAGGCCTAACAGAATTGGGAGAAAGTATTAAAATTTTCCTAATCAAGAATGTTTTTATTATAGTTATATCAGTTATGATAATTAGTATATTAATTTCATATGGATTTTATAGGAAATCTAAGATAGTTATAGAAAAAGGACTTGAGAGCGAAGATCCTATACCTACAAAGTATACTAATATAAGCTTGATGGTAAGAGATATAAGTATATTTATAATTTTTGGTCTCGGGTCTATGTGGGGCATGGCAATGGGTGTCTATTCTCCAGAATCTTGGATTAATCTAAGAGAAATGGTGATTCTCATAGGTTTTCTTATAGTTTACATAATACTTATATCAGTGATTTTTCAAAAAAATTATGAGCTTATCCAAAAGATAGAGCCAAATAGAAAAACAGATACTCTTGATTTTAAATTTAATAAAAAATTTATAGAAGAATCTGACGAGATGAAAAAAAGCGAGTATTACGAAAAAGGCTACAAGGGATACCAGGCTATAATACTAACAAATTTCATAATGCTAGTTATTTTAGCTGGTCTTTCTTATTATACAGACGTAGGAATCTTAGCTCCACTTCTTATAGCTATATCATCTATAATAGGAATAATTGCAAGCAAATAA
- the brnQ gene encoding branched-chain amino acid transport system II carrier protein has protein sequence MKKLSTSQFLQVSIMLFGLFFGAGNLIFPPLLGNQAGSATYISLLAFCVTAVIFPVLGSIVVGKTKGLTNLANRVSPAFSVVFTTAIYLSIGPGLGIPRAGSVPFEMAIAPYIPDTMSLSFARFLYTLVFFAIALAICLKPNKLVRRVGKFLTPTLLALITIMFIKVVSMDKNIAAPTGDYLTGPVTKGFLAGYDTMDAVAALNFGFVIAMAIRRFGVTDEKEISKYQIKAGLLAGLVLFMVYAMLANIGMIGSARFSGLENEAQVLSESVKLVLGNFGLVLLASIFSLACLTTCVGLITSGGEYFEKLFNHKLSYRGWVFVWTLFSFIMANFGLNKLLEFSVPVLQIIYPVALILIVMGISHDYVNYPRESYLASAFVSVVLPLIEVLNKTFKVNILVLTDLVKSLPLYEEGLSWLLPTMVVLVLTTLVVKVVSTIREPRKVGKEY, from the coding sequence ATGAAAAAATTATCGACAAGTCAGTTTTTACAAGTAAGCATAATGCTGTTTGGATTATTTTTTGGAGCTGGAAATTTAATTTTCCCACCTCTTTTAGGAAATCAAGCAGGTTCTGCTACTTATATTTCACTATTAGCCTTTTGCGTTACTGCTGTAATATTTCCTGTGCTAGGTTCCATAGTAGTAGGCAAAACTAAGGGTTTAACCAATCTTGCAAATAGAGTTAGCCCAGCATTCTCAGTTGTATTTACTACTGCTATATACTTATCCATAGGTCCTGGTCTAGGTATACCTAGGGCTGGATCAGTTCCATTTGAAATGGCCATAGCTCCATATATTCCAGATACTATGAGCCTAAGCTTTGCAAGATTTTTATATACCTTAGTATTTTTTGCCATAGCTTTGGCAATATGCCTAAAGCCAAATAAACTTGTTAGAAGAGTTGGCAAATTCCTTACACCAACTCTCCTAGCACTTATAACTATTATGTTTATAAAAGTTGTTAGTATGGATAAAAATATAGCTGCTCCAACGGGAGATTACTTAACTGGTCCTGTTACCAAAGGGTTTTTGGCAGGTTATGATACTATGGATGCTGTAGCTGCCTTAAACTTTGGCTTTGTAATAGCTATGGCTATCAGACGCTTTGGCGTGACAGATGAAAAAGAAATTAGCAAATATCAGATAAAAGCGGGACTTCTTGCAGGCCTAGTATTATTTATGGTCTATGCCATGCTTGCAAATATAGGTATGATTGGATCAGCAAGATTTTCAGGTCTTGAAAATGAAGCCCAAGTCCTAAGCGAATCAGTAAAACTTGTCCTTGGTAACTTCGGACTAGTCCTACTAGCATCAATATTTTCCCTAGCCTGCCTTACAACTTGTGTCGGCCTCATAACTAGTGGTGGAGAATACTTCGAAAAATTATTTAACCACAAGCTATCCTACAGGGGATGGGTCTTTGTCTGGACTCTATTCTCATTTATAATGGCAAACTTTGGTTTAAACAAACTATTAGAATTCTCAGTGCCAGTCCTACAAATAATATATCCAGTGGCTCTAATTCTAATAGTTATGGGCATAAGCCACGATTATGTAAACTACCCTAGAGAGTCCTATCTAGCAAGTGCTTTTGTATCAGTTGTCCTACCACTAATAGAAGTTTTAAACAAAACATTTAAGGTAAATATATTAGTTCTCACAGACCTAGTAAAATCCCTACCTCTATACGAAGAGGGCCTATCATGGCTTCTACCAACAATGGTTGTTCTAGTACTTACGACTCTAGTTGTAAAGGTAGTTTCCACCATAAGAGAACCGCGCAAAGTAGGAAAAGAATACTAA
- a CDS encoding aminopeptidase yields MDKRIENFAKLAVEFGVNVKDGEDVLITSPVENPELARLITKAAYEKGARNVSIDWRDDAITRLTYENQDQETLNEVPAWKIEKLKYQIADKKSNRISIYAEDPDLLKGLDEAKISEAVRENSKATKEFVKYTMNDIVSWLVISVPTKKWAAKVFPDLSEYEAYDKLWDTILDVSRVTDSWEETKENWSNHIETLEEKAKYLNDHQFDKVHYESKNGTDLWVKLPKDHIWMSAGSKNAKGDLFIPNMPTEEVFTAPQYDGVDGRLVASKPLVYNGVVINDFEFTFQGGKVVDFDAKEGKDTLAKMLDSDEGSKNLGEIALVPYDSPISNSNILFYNTLFDENASCHFALGKAYPTCVVGGAELEDSELKARGINDSLIHEDFMVGTSDLKITAYKNEEEYPIFVDGNWAI; encoded by the coding sequence ATGGACAAAAGAATTGAAAATTTTGCCAAGCTTGCTGTTGAGTTTGGTGTTAATGTTAAAGATGGTGAAGATGTATTAATCACTTCTCCTGTTGAAAACCCAGAGCTTGCTAGACTTATTACAAAAGCTGCTTATGAAAAAGGTGCAAGAAATGTTTCTATTGATTGGAGAGATGATGCTATTACAAGATTAACTTATGAAAACCAAGACCAAGAAACACTAAATGAAGTGCCTGCTTGGAAGATCGAAAAATTAAAATATCAAATAGCTGACAAAAAATCAAATAGAATTTCAATCTATGCCGAAGACCCAGATCTATTGAAGGGCCTTGATGAGGCAAAAATTTCTGAAGCAGTTCGTGAAAATTCTAAAGCTACCAAAGAATTTGTAAAATACACCATGAACGACATTGTAAGTTGGCTTGTAATATCAGTTCCAACCAAAAAATGGGCAGCTAAAGTATTCCCAGACCTTAGCGAATATGAAGCTTATGATAAGCTTTGGGATACAATTCTTGACGTATCAAGAGTTACGGATTCTTGGGAAGAAACCAAAGAAAACTGGTCAAATCACATTGAAACACTCGAAGAAAAGGCAAAATACCTAAACGACCACCAATTTGACAAGGTTCACTATGAGTCTAAAAATGGCACAGACCTTTGGGTCAAACTTCCAAAAGATCATATTTGGATGTCCGCTGGCTCAAAAAATGCCAAGGGTGACCTATTCATACCAAATATGCCAACAGAAGAAGTTTTCACAGCTCCACAATATGATGGAGTAGATGGCAGACTAGTTGCATCAAAACCACTTGTTTATAACGGTGTCGTAATCAACGACTTTGAATTTACTTTCCAAGGTGGAAAAGTAGTAGACTTTGATGCAAAAGAAGGCAAGGATACACTAGCAAAAATGTTAGATTCTGATGAGGGTAGCAAAAACCTAGGTGAAATCGCCCTAGTTCCATACGATAGCCCAATCTCAAACTCAAACATTTTATTCTACAACACCTTATTTGACGAAAACGCATCCTGCCACTTCGCCCTAGGCAAGGCATATCCAACTTGTGTAGTAGGTGGAGCAGAGCTTGAAGATAGCGAACTAAAGGCAAGAGGAATCAACGACTCCCTAATCCACGAAGACTTCATGGTAGGAACAAGCGACCTCAAAATCACAGCCTACAAAAACGAGGAAGAATACCCAATATTTGTAGATGGTAACTGGGCAATTTAA
- the pepF gene encoding oligoendopeptidase F — MKKRNEVDVKETWAIEDLFESDEVFLASIEELKNMANDFAKNHKSFESAEDIYDALNEYSNIHALADRLGTFAGISMETDTTDASMAKRYANFANEMSKVDASLSFFGSMLAKTDNSLLEETKEKYPEYTYYLDQIIKNSKYLLSDETEKVLANLMPTFDAPYKNYNDMRYGDMDFEDFEYEGEKIILNHNTFEEFLESDPRDDLRRDAFKRYHDVLRKYENADASVYMTHVENEKRNSDIRGYETVFHYLLSMQDVDFDIYENHIDTIMKELAPHMRKYAGIIKKVYGLDQMTYADLKLDINPDFEPEVTIDQARDYIVEGLSNLGEEYSSVLNRAFDERWIDYAQNIGKRTGAFASGPYGSHPFIMTTYNNKMSQVMTLAHELGHAGQFYFTNKNQNAINSDMSMYFVESPSTANEITMERFLLNKAEDDKEKLWVLSTMISKTYYHNFVTHFIEAAFQREVYRKVEAGESLTAADLDQIFKEKLEEFWGDAVVLTEGAELTWMRQPHYYMGLYPYTYSAGLSVGTVISDKIVNGTEEDRDRWLEVLKTGGSMGPIELAAKAGVDMTSTKPISETVAFIGSIIDQIDELCEKLGMYK; from the coding sequence ATGAAAAAAAGAAATGAAGTTGATGTTAAGGAAACTTGGGCTATTGAAGACCTTTTTGAAAGTGATGAGGTTTTTCTAGCTAGTATCGAAGAGCTCAAAAATATGGCAAATGATTTTGCTAAAAATCACAAGTCTTTTGAAAGTGCGGAAGATATCTATGATGCGTTAAATGAATATTCTAATATCCATGCCCTTGCTGATAGGCTTGGAACTTTTGCTGGAATTAGCATGGAAACTGATACTACTGATGCATCTATGGCAAAAAGATATGCAAATTTTGCTAATGAAATGAGTAAGGTTGATGCTTCTTTGAGCTTTTTTGGGTCAATGCTTGCCAAAACTGATAATAGTTTACTAGAAGAAACTAAGGAAAAATATCCAGAATACACATATTACTTGGATCAAATTATCAAAAACTCTAAGTACTTATTAAGTGATGAGACAGAAAAAGTTTTGGCAAATCTCATGCCAACCTTTGATGCTCCTTACAAAAACTACAATGATATGCGTTATGGGGATATGGACTTTGAAGATTTTGAATACGAGGGTGAGAAGATTATCCTAAATCACAATACTTTTGAGGAGTTCTTGGAATCTGATCCACGTGATGATTTGCGCCGTGATGCTTTCAAGAGATACCACGATGTTTTGAGAAAATATGAAAATGCAGATGCTTCTGTTTATATGACCCATGTAGAAAATGAAAAGAGAAATTCTGATATCCGTGGCTACGAAACAGTATTCCACTATCTTTTGAGTATGCAAGATGTGGATTTTGATATTTATGAAAATCATATAGACACTATTATGAAAGAACTTGCTCCTCATATGAGAAAATATGCGGGAATTATCAAGAAAGTTTATGGTCTTGACCAAATGACCTATGCTGATTTGAAACTAGATATTAATCCAGATTTTGAACCAGAAGTAACAATTGACCAAGCTCGTGATTACATTGTAGAAGGGCTTTCAAATCTTGGTGAAGAATACAGCAGTGTTTTAAACCGTGCCTTTGATGAAAGATGGATTGACTACGCACAAAATATCGGGAAGAGAACAGGTGCCTTTGCATCTGGACCTTATGGATCACATCCATTTATCATGACAACTTACAACAACAAGATGAGCCAAGTTATGACTCTTGCTCACGAATTGGGCCATGCTGGACAATTCTACTTTACAAATAAAAATCAAAATGCCATAAACTCTGATATGTCTATGTACTTTGTGGAATCACCATCTACTGCTAACGAAATCACTATGGAAAGATTTTTGTTAAACAAGGCAGAAGATGACAAAGAAAAACTTTGGGTTCTATCAACAATGATTTCTAAAACCTACTACCACAACTTTGTAACTCACTTTATAGAGGCTGCTTTCCAAAGGGAAGTTTATAGAAAAGTTGAAGCAGGCGAAAGTCTGACAGCAGCAGATTTGGACCAAATATTTAAGGAAAAACTGGAAGAATTCTGGGGCGATGCAGTTGTATTAACTGAAGGAGCTGAGCTAACATGGATGAGACAACCTCACTATTATATGGGCTTGTATCCTTACACATATTCTGCAGGACTTTCTGTAGGAACAGTTATCTCTGATAAAATAGTAAATGGTACAGAAGAAGATAGAGATAGATGGTTAGAGGTACTTAAAACTGGAGGTTCTATGGGACCAATCGAACTTGCAGCAAAAGCAGGAGTTGATATGACAAGTACCAAGCCAATCTCAGAAACTGTTGCCTTTATTGGATCAATCATAGATCAAATAGATGAACTTTGCGAAAAACTAGGCATGTATAAATAA
- a CDS encoding formate/nitrite transporter family protein gives MDKFDGQSSQMIKNLVLGIMAGIIVGFGATIMIVVDNQYLGAFLFAGALFIILSLKYNLFTGMVGYFFYKEKSSFSKQLIIVLLGNLIGTFVMANLMRLTRLGPILIPKAQAICATKLDDGYLSVFLLGVFCNMFVTNATHQFKYNPYQVGKYLAIFISIMTFALSGFEHSIADSFFLFLSGIYSKEALMFFAIVLVGNIIGGLIIPTVALFYDEDFRLPG, from the coding sequence ATGGATAAGTTTGATGGGCAAAGTTCCCAAATGATTAAAAATCTCGTTTTGGGGATAATGGCTGGCATAATTGTTGGCTTTGGAGCAACGATTATGATTGTAGTTGACAATCAGTACTTAGGCGCTTTCCTATTTGCAGGTGCCTTATTTATCATTTTAAGTTTAAAATATAATTTATTTACTGGCATGGTTGGATATTTTTTCTACAAGGAAAAATCTTCATTTAGCAAACAATTGATTATAGTTTTGCTGGGTAACCTTATAGGGACATTTGTTATGGCCAATCTTATGCGCCTAACAAGGCTTGGGCCAATTCTTATTCCAAAGGCTCAAGCAATTTGTGCTACTAAGCTAGATGATGGATATTTATCAGTATTTTTGCTAGGCGTTTTTTGCAATATGTTTGTTACAAATGCCACTCACCAGTTTAAATACAATCCCTATCAAGTAGGCAAGTATTTGGCCATATTCATATCTATTATGACTTTTGCCCTATCAGGCTTTGAGCATAGTATTGCGGATAGTTTTTTTCTATTCTTATCAGGCATATATAGTAAAGAAGCTTTGATGTTCTTTGCTATAGTACTAGTAGGCAATATTATTGGTGGACTAATCATACCGACAGTCGCACTTTTCTATGATGAGGACTTCCGATTGCCAGGTTAA
- the gltX gene encoding glutamate--tRNA ligase → MSDVRVRFAPSPTGYLHIGGLRTALFNYLYARHTDGTMILRIEDTDRTRFVEGALENLLKALAWSGVEIDEGVVLDENGKVTEKGEYGPYIQSDRVKAGIYDKYIEKLIDEDKAYYCFCSQERVDAVRDQQKADGLTPKYDGLCRSIPKEEAKQRVANGEEYTVRLKLPHDREISFEDRIKGKITFNTNDMDDQVLIKRDGYPTYHFAVVVDDHLMKITHVVRGDEWISSTPKHVYLYEAFGWDAPEYIHLPTVLNENHKKYSKRNGDGMVEDFIEEGYTAEGLINFLALLGWSPDSEEEIFSMEELAKQFDFDRVNKTGAVFDKRKLDWVNGHYVREMSVEDLAKEIKPFMVKAGLISEDYSDEKMNLLASTWQSAIDKFSDAPSLSKNYYIEDSEVNFDEEAREVLKEEDSKKLVDAFLAKLAEVDELDQEFASTIMKTLQKETGIKGKNLWFPIRAAITGSVHGPDLTSVMLIMGKEKIANRLNYVKENL, encoded by the coding sequence ATGAGTGACGTTAGAGTAAGATTTGCCCCATCTCCAACCGGTTACCTACACATCGGTGGACTTAGGACAGCATTATTTAACTATCTATATGCAAGACATACTGATGGAACAATGATTTTAAGAATAGAAGATACTGATAGGACTAGATTTGTAGAAGGAGCTTTGGAAAACTTATTGAAAGCTTTGGCTTGGTCTGGTGTTGAGATTGATGAAGGGGTTGTCCTTGATGAAAATGGCAAAGTAACCGAAAAAGGTGAATACGGCCCATACATCCAATCTGATAGGGTAAAAGCTGGTATCTATGATAAATATATAGAAAAATTAATTGATGAAGACAAGGCTTACTATTGCTTCTGCTCACAAGAGAGGGTTGATGCAGTTCGTGACCAACAAAAGGCCGATGGTCTTACACCAAAATATGACGGTTTGTGCCGTTCTATACCAAAAGAAGAAGCTAAACAAAGAGTAGCAAATGGTGAAGAATATACAGTTAGATTAAAACTTCCACATGACCGTGAGATTTCATTTGAAGATAGGATCAAAGGAAAGATTACTTTTAATACAAATGATATGGACGACCAAGTTCTTATCAAACGAGATGGCTATCCAACCTACCACTTTGCGGTAGTTGTAGACGACCACTTGATGAAGATAACTCATGTAGTTCGTGGAGATGAGTGGATATCATCAACACCAAAACACGTTTACCTATACGAAGCTTTTGGCTGGGATGCACCTGAATATATCCACCTACCAACCGTACTAAATGAAAACCACAAAAAATATTCAAAACGTAACGGCGATGGAATGGTTGAAGACTTCATAGAAGAAGGCTACACAGCAGAAGGTTTGATCAACTTCCTAGCACTTTTAGGATGGTCACCAGATAGCGAAGAAGAAATCTTCTCTATGGAAGAACTAGCTAAACAATTCGACTTTGACAGAGTAAACAAAACTGGAGCAGTATTTGATAAGAGAAAACTAGACTGGGTAAATGGTCACTATGTTCGTGAAATGAGCGTAGAAGATTTGGCAAAAGAAATCAAACCATTCATGGTAAAAGCCGGCCTAATTAGCGAAGATTATTCTGATGAAAAGATGAACTTACTTGCAAGTACCTGGCAATCAGCAATTGATAAATTCTCAGATGCTCCAAGCTTATCAAAAAATTATTATATAGAAGATAGCGAAGTTAACTTTGACGAGGAAGCACGCGAAGTTCTAAAAGAAGAAGATTCAAAAAAATTAGTAGATGCTTTCTTAGCAAAACTTGCTGAAGTTGACGAATTAGACCAAGAATTTGCATCAACAATTATGAAAACCCTACAAAAAGAAACAGGCATCAAGGGCAAGAACTTGTGGTTCCCAATTAGGGCGGCCATCACAGGATCAGTTCACGGCCCAGACCTTACAAGTGTAATGCTAATAATGGGCAAGGAAAAAATTGCTAATAGATTAAATTATGTAAAGGAAAATTTATAG
- the cysS gene encoding cysteine--tRNA ligase: MKIHNTLTRKTEEFIPIEENKVRMYVCGPTVYDYMHIGNARPLVVFDTFRRYLKYRGYDVTYVVNFTDVDDKIINKSIEEGITTKEVTDRYIKAYMEDAHDLNLDEEDTIHPRATEVMDDIIEFVADLVEKGAAYESDGDVYFRVEKAKDYGKLSGKNVEDLLHGASNRLEDTDTSKKESPLDFALWKKTKKEGEVAWDSPWGKGRPGWHIECSTMSKKILGETIDIHAGGEDLEFPHHENEIAQSETLNEKTFANYWMHNGMIQVDGTKMSKSLGNFFTLHDIKKEYDLMVIRFWLLTTNYRQPINFTREIIEGASKSLDRINNAVFRLEDLLAKASGDEILDDEKALLDELNGFENKFIEVMDNDLNTADGITVIFDLVKFANTKINESNTKALIKTVLDKFLELEEVLGIKNIKKSHEGIDEDKILALIEERTAAKKNKDYARADAIRDELDQMGVAIKDTREGVKWELK, from the coding sequence ATGAAAATTCATAACACGCTCACGAGAAAGACAGAAGAATTTATACCAATAGAAGAAAACAAAGTAAGAATGTATGTCTGTGGGCCTACTGTTTATGACTATATGCATATTGGAAATGCAAGGCCTTTGGTAGTCTTTGACACCTTTAGAAGGTATTTAAAATACAGGGGTTACGATGTGACCTATGTAGTAAACTTCACAGATGTTGACGATAAGATTATCAACAAATCTATCGAAGAGGGTATCACAACAAAAGAAGTAACTGACAGATACATTAAGGCCTACATGGAAGATGCCCACGATTTAAATCTTGACGAAGAAGATACCATCCACCCAAGGGCAACAGAGGTGATGGATGATATCATAGAATTTGTAGCTGACCTAGTAGAAAAGGGTGCAGCCTACGAATCCGATGGAGATGTTTACTTTAGAGTGGAAAAGGCCAAAGACTACGGCAAACTTTCTGGCAAGAATGTAGAAGACTTGCTCCACGGTGCAAGCAACAGGCTTGAAGATACTGACACAAGCAAAAAAGAAAGCCCACTAGACTTTGCCCTTTGGAAGAAGACAAAAAAAGAAGGCGAAGTTGCCTGGGACTCTCCTTGGGGCAAGGGCCGTCCAGGTTGGCACATAGAATGCTCAACCATGAGCAAGAAAATCCTTGGAGAAACCATAGACATACATGCTGGAGGGGAAGATTTGGAATTCCCTCACCACGAAAATGAGATTGCTCAATCAGAAACATTAAACGAAAAGACCTTTGCCAACTATTGGATGCACAATGGCATGATCCAAGTAGATGGAACAAAGATGAGTAAGTCCTTGGGCAATTTCTTCACCCTCCACGATATCAAAAAAGAATATGACCTCATGGTAATCCGTTTTTGGCTTTTAACAACCAATTACCGTCAGCCAATCAACTTCACTCGCGAGATAATTGAAGGCGCATCAAAGTCCCTAGATAGGATAAACAATGCTGTATTTAGACTTGAAGACTTGCTAGCAAAGGCAAGTGGAGATGAGATTTTAGATGATGAAAAAGCTTTATTAGATGAGCTTAATGGCTTTGAAAACAAATTTATCGAAGTCATGGACAATGACCTAAACACAGCTGATGGCATTACAGTGATTTTTGATTTGGTAAAATTTGCTAATACAAAAATAAATGAAAGCAATACCAAGGCATTAATCAAGACAGTACTAGACAAATTCTTAGAACTTGAAGAAGTCTTGGGTATCAAAAATATCAAAAAATCCCACGAAGGCATTGATGAAGATAAGATTCTAGCCTTAATCGAAGAAAGAACAGCTGCCAAGAAAAACAAGGACTACGCAAGGGCTGATGCTATCCGCGATGAACTTGACCAAATGGGGGTTGCCATAAAAGATACGCGCGAAGGCGTCAAATGGGAGCTTAAGTAA